The following are encoded together in the Spirosoma oryzicola genome:
- a CDS encoding beta-L-arabinofuranosidase domain-containing protein, whose amino-acid sequence MKNVFSLGFLSALLSLTVSAQSPKPVPEKYRELPLSAIKPTGWLRHQLQIMRDGTTGHLDEIYSKISNDNGWLGGKGDAWEETPYWLDGAVPLAYLLDDKALQQKVAKYVNWVIENQRPSGYFGATTKDEREKNVKIDVANCASGDDWWPKMVMLKVIQQYYSATNDKRVVPFMTKYFHYQLQALKSCPVGKWTEWAASRGADNVMMAQWLYGITGDKSLLELASMIESQSFQWSEWLGNRDWVIGAAAQQNGDHWMRRHAVNVGMALKSPAVNYQRTGDAKFLRSLKTGFNDLMTLHGLPMGIFSGDEDLHGNDPTQGVELCAIVESMFSLEKIIGITGDIQYMDALERMTFNALPTQTTDDYNAKQYFQIANQVHVKRGVFNFSLPFGREMNNVFGMRSGYTCCLANMHQGWTKFATHLWYASPDKGLAALAYSPNEVTAKVGVKQTEVTLRESTTYPFDETIRFDLSTPSDVQFPLHLRIPSWCQKAMVTVNGKSVQTSEGGKIIVLNRLWKNGDKIMLQLPMAVNTSNWGRNSRTVERGPLVYALKLEETWQKENQKEEGDYFTVFPKSDWNYGLLDKIVKDPAANLEVKIGKPVTDTFVWNLQNAPLEIKASAKKIPEWKIVNDVAPQPVTDRDGHFLGKVDDNVETITLVPYGCTKVRVVAFPIVK is encoded by the coding sequence ATGAAAAACGTTTTCTCGTTGGGCTTTCTTAGCGCTTTACTATCGCTTACGGTTAGCGCTCAGTCGCCCAAACCTGTTCCCGAAAAGTACCGGGAGTTACCACTGTCGGCCATCAAACCCACCGGTTGGTTACGCCATCAGCTGCAAATTATGCGCGACGGTACAACCGGTCACCTCGACGAAATTTACAGCAAAATAAGCAATGACAACGGCTGGCTGGGCGGCAAGGGCGATGCCTGGGAAGAAACCCCTTACTGGCTCGATGGCGCGGTACCGTTGGCTTATCTCCTGGATGACAAAGCTTTACAGCAAAAAGTAGCAAAATACGTTAACTGGGTTATCGAGAACCAGCGTCCATCGGGTTACTTTGGGGCCACCACCAAGGATGAGCGAGAGAAAAACGTTAAGATAGACGTCGCCAACTGCGCTTCCGGCGACGATTGGTGGCCCAAGATGGTGATGCTGAAAGTAATTCAGCAGTACTATTCCGCCACGAACGACAAGCGGGTGGTTCCGTTCATGACGAAGTATTTTCACTATCAATTGCAGGCGCTGAAAAGTTGCCCCGTTGGTAAATGGACTGAGTGGGCAGCGTCGCGCGGGGCGGATAATGTCATGATGGCGCAATGGTTATACGGCATCACCGGCGACAAATCGTTGCTTGAACTAGCGTCAATGATCGAATCCCAGAGTTTTCAATGGAGCGAATGGTTGGGTAATCGCGACTGGGTGATTGGCGCTGCGGCTCAGCAAAACGGCGACCACTGGATGCGTCGTCACGCGGTCAACGTGGGGATGGCACTTAAATCCCCCGCAGTCAACTATCAGCGGACTGGCGACGCAAAGTTTCTCCGATCACTGAAAACCGGTTTCAACGACCTGATGACCTTACACGGCTTGCCGATGGGCATTTTCTCCGGTGACGAAGATTTACACGGCAATGATCCAACGCAGGGCGTCGAACTTTGCGCCATCGTCGAATCGATGTTTTCCCTGGAAAAAATCATCGGTATTACGGGTGATATTCAGTACATGGACGCTTTGGAGCGTATGACGTTCAACGCCTTACCAACGCAAACCACCGACGATTACAACGCCAAGCAGTATTTTCAGATTGCCAATCAGGTTCACGTGAAGCGCGGAGTGTTCAATTTCTCCTTGCCTTTCGGCCGGGAGATGAACAATGTGTTTGGTATGCGGAGCGGTTACACGTGTTGCCTCGCCAACATGCACCAGGGTTGGACAAAATTTGCGACTCATTTGTGGTACGCATCCCCCGACAAGGGCCTGGCAGCTTTAGCGTATAGCCCCAACGAGGTAACCGCAAAAGTAGGCGTCAAACAGACCGAAGTCACCCTGCGCGAAAGCACCACTTACCCGTTTGACGAAACGATTCGGTTTGATTTGTCTACCCCATCGGATGTACAGTTTCCTTTGCACCTGCGTATTCCCTCCTGGTGTCAAAAAGCAATGGTAACGGTTAACGGCAAATCGGTTCAAACATCCGAAGGCGGAAAAATCATTGTACTCAACCGGCTCTGGAAAAACGGCGATAAGATCATGCTGCAACTCCCGATGGCCGTTAACACCTCAAACTGGGGCCGTAATTCGCGGACGGTGGAACGAGGCCCACTGGTGTATGCTCTGAAACTTGAAGAAACCTGGCAAAAAGAAAACCAGAAGGAGGAAGGCGACTACTTTACCGTTTTTCCGAAAAGCGACTGGAATTATGGACTGCTGGATAAAATCGTGAAAGATCCGGCAGCCAATCTGGAGGTAAAAATCGGTAAGCCTGTTACCGACACCTTTGTCTGGAATCTGCAAAACGCCCCGTTGGAAATTAAGGCATCCGCCAAAAAGATTCCGGAGTGGAAAATTGTTAACGATGTTGCCCCCCAACCCGTAACCGATCGGGATGGTCATTTTCTCGGCAAAGTGGATGACAACGTAGAAACGATTACACTTGTGCCCTACGGCTGCACAAAAGTCCGCGTAGTCGCTTTTCCCATAGTTAAATAG
- a CDS encoding replication initiation protein, whose translation MAKETKVRKRADIGERTIARMKAGRNGIVEATYRMDVVEFRVFFTMLTMISPDDVTFCEYELRVADIIRLFSLSRDGRSYETIKEAAERLVNKTMVIYHTKEDGNRYRTVIPFLTSASSQIGDAKMESIRVTFHPELKPFLLQLRTEYLEFDVRNLARVQSQYSIRLYMMLRHQMNLKKTSVRYTVERLREVFEIGDKDYPLYGNFKQKVLVRACTDLSTTTNIRVDKMEEERSNRKVVAVVFHMSSQELPLVLPDGEGITASVSTPVATSSKKSNKAVVEIDDPATDSLVDELHPLVAQYVGREAVRTWLHQSSEDQVRTAIDYTLKQLKQGATIKNVGGYLQRMVSMSIPLSFDEPVPPVTKTNRPTDVQSNVQKEQQALENARLEALTEKKYQAAIQVLSDHPEWHETVAEHMQSGLFGKFYKEKLSLLENIRNPAMYGPLFQAIERLKADVFTDIN comes from the coding sequence ATGGCAAAAGAAACGAAGGTTCGGAAGCGCGCTGATATCGGTGAACGAACGATTGCTCGCATGAAAGCGGGTCGTAACGGAATTGTGGAAGCTACGTACCGAATGGACGTAGTTGAGTTCAGAGTTTTTTTTACCATGCTGACGATGATCAGCCCGGACGATGTTACCTTCTGCGAATACGAACTACGAGTAGCTGACATTATCCGGTTATTTAGCTTGAGTCGGGATGGACGTAGCTACGAAACGATAAAGGAAGCAGCCGAGCGGTTGGTCAACAAAACAATGGTTATCTACCACACCAAGGAAGATGGCAATCGTTACCGAACCGTTATTCCATTTCTGACAAGCGCCAGCTCACAGATTGGCGATGCTAAAATGGAGTCTATTCGCGTTACGTTTCACCCCGAATTAAAGCCGTTTCTGCTGCAACTACGAACCGAATACCTGGAATTTGATGTACGGAATTTAGCGCGGGTACAAAGTCAGTATTCTATTCGGCTCTACATGATGCTGCGTCACCAGATGAACCTTAAAAAAACATCGGTTCGCTACACGGTAGAGCGTCTGCGGGAAGTTTTCGAAATCGGTGATAAAGATTACCCGCTGTATGGCAATTTCAAGCAAAAGGTTTTAGTCAGAGCCTGCACAGACTTGAGTACGACAACCAACATCCGGGTCGATAAAATGGAGGAAGAGCGTAGCAACCGGAAGGTTGTGGCGGTCGTGTTTCACATGTCTTCACAGGAACTACCGCTTGTTTTGCCCGATGGTGAAGGCATTACGGCCAGCGTAAGCACACCCGTAGCTACAAGTAGTAAAAAAAGTAATAAGGCGGTTGTTGAAATCGATGACCCAGCGACTGACTCGTTGGTAGATGAGCTTCACCCGCTCGTTGCTCAGTATGTTGGTCGCGAAGCCGTACGTACCTGGCTGCACCAGTCGTCGGAGGATCAAGTGCGTACCGCAATCGATTATACGCTAAAGCAACTTAAACAGGGGGCTACCATCAAGAATGTGGGCGGTTATTTACAACGGATGGTGAGCATGTCGATACCCTTATCGTTTGATGAGCCGGTCCCTCCTGTCACCAAAACAAATCGCCCGACTGACGTACAGTCGAATGTTCAGAAGGAGCAACAAGCCCTTGAAAATGCGCGACTCGAAGCCTTGACAGAGAAGAAATACCAGGCGGCCATTCAGGTGTTAAGTGATCATCCTGAGTGGCATGAAACCGTTGCTGAACACATGCAGTCGGGTTTGTTCGGCAAGTTCTACAAGGAAAAGCTAAGTCTGCTCGAGAACATTAGGAATCCGGCTATGTACGGTCCTCTCTTCCAAGCTATAGAGCGGCTCAAAGCCGATGTTTTTACGGATATTAACTAA
- a CDS encoding ParA family protein, with protein MITQEKLIRFLRAKPALNLSQIEKEAGIPSKTLHKALSDQKDIPAKHLPALDEAVRKYGYSEALFDKAKVISIVNHKGGVGKTTTTINVGKALSLLGNRVLLVDMDSQGNLSQCFGIHVPDEQVIDALLGGSPLPMIEITENLFLTPSDIRMAYRESELANSIGADRRLSLKLEEARDKFDYILIDCPPSLGICTTCSLVASNYCVVPIQPEASAYHGVESLFNRIAEVRTYINPTLTVKGIVFTMVHKNQSVHKSMMAHIRDTFQNFHIYDSIIEVSTVIKQSQVAKEDLYTYSAKSPSWQQYHQLATEVMTI; from the coding sequence ATGATCACTCAGGAGAAGCTAATCCGGTTCCTACGCGCCAAACCAGCGCTTAATCTGTCTCAGATCGAGAAAGAAGCTGGTATACCATCAAAAACGCTGCACAAAGCACTTTCTGACCAGAAAGATATTCCTGCCAAGCACCTTCCTGCCTTAGATGAAGCTGTTCGTAAATACGGCTATTCCGAAGCGTTGTTCGATAAAGCAAAAGTAATTTCAATCGTCAACCACAAAGGGGGCGTTGGTAAAACGACAACGACGATCAATGTTGGAAAAGCGCTGAGCTTGTTAGGAAATCGCGTGTTGTTGGTGGACATGGATTCGCAGGGCAATCTTTCGCAGTGTTTCGGCATTCACGTTCCAGACGAGCAGGTGATCGACGCTTTATTGGGAGGGTCTCCCCTACCCATGATCGAAATCACCGAGAATTTGTTTCTGACGCCTTCCGATATACGCATGGCTTATCGGGAGTCGGAGCTTGCCAATTCCATCGGTGCCGATCGTCGCTTGTCGCTCAAACTGGAAGAAGCGCGGGATAAGTTTGATTATATTCTTATCGATTGTCCGCCAAGCCTGGGTATCTGTACGACTTGTTCACTGGTTGCTTCCAACTACTGTGTTGTGCCCATCCAGCCGGAAGCCAGCGCGTACCACGGTGTTGAAAGCTTGTTCAACCGAATTGCCGAAGTACGGACCTACATCAATCCAACGTTGACGGTAAAAGGCATTGTCTTTACGATGGTGCACAAGAATCAGAGCGTCCACAAAAGTATGATGGCTCACATTCGGGATACTTTCCAAAACTTCCACATTTACGATTCGATCATCGAAGTATCGACGGTTATCAAACAATCGCAGGTTGCCAAGGAAGATTTGTACACATATTCTGCCAAGTCTCCTTCCTGGCAGCAGTACCACCAGTTGGCTACCGAAGTAATGACGATCTGA
- a CDS encoding SusC/RagA family TonB-linked outer membrane protein — protein MRTFGYFLTVIWLAVCSNTQAQNQQVTGKVVNKADKGALPGVNVLIKGTTTGTATDANGNYQISVSSGAVLQFSMIGMTSQEVPVGNQTMINVELADDARALEEVVVVGYGTQRKIDVTGSVAQIKGEELVRQPVLSATQALQSKMSGVQIINSGAPGQAPTVRIRGTGTLLGGADPLYVVDGIITEDIRNINTSDITSVDVLKDASATAIYGVRAANGVVLITTKRGKTGAPTVSYDAYIGIRTPAYRVKMADSQLFAQYNNEAVRYDDASATLPFDPATATTNNTDWFKAITRTGFQQNHALSVSGGTEKTTYLFSAGYFTEKGILNGTDYNRLTLRLNNEYTLTPVFKLGHNLSLANDNSNLSSNSDAALPESNQTVYAAFTNAYKQAPLVPVRNSDGSYGYTPRNNVANPVAQLDYTNYKARGLRLQGSFYGNLTILKKITLLSNFGIETNTSRSYNYNPVYQVSANQRNLTSQLSTGRVNNTRWLWTNTAEYSNTFAERHTVKVLAGYVAERFQDNVLVAGRQDVPPQSNYFYLNTGSASSATNSETGSIQTRQSYIGRVNYNYSDRYLFTATARYDGSSKFPTNNRWGFFPSIGAGWVLSEEPFLRGKTPFDQLKARVSWGKTGNDRIDPSAFLYTIASGLDYPLGPNQTLQQGRTITNLIDPNLRWEVTTGTDIGLEFALANNRLTGEFAYYNKRTSDALFQRPIDAIFGDVDGAYLTNAASVRNRGFEFALNWRNNSTKGFQYNIGANVTINRNRLEDVQGGLPINEGGIGNGQYTTRTAVGQPVGSFWVWQTNGIFQTQEDVNNTSAKIEGTKPGDFRYVDQNGDGVIDDNDRIFVGSYQPKLYFGVNGGFTYRSFDFSTDWYANFGNKVYNGKKAQRFGNENIEASRADRWTSTNPSNTEPRASNAVPISSTYYVESGSFFRINNITLGYTLPKSVVSSLKVSRVRFYVTAQNALTIKAFSGYTPELPGSNPLNAGIELSTYPVTSAYLAGLNIGF, from the coding sequence ATGAGAACATTCGGTTACTTTTTAACCGTGATCTGGCTAGCGGTCTGTAGCAATACGCAGGCGCAAAATCAGCAGGTTACCGGGAAGGTCGTCAACAAAGCGGACAAGGGTGCGTTGCCCGGTGTCAACGTCCTGATAAAGGGCACAACTACGGGTACTGCTACCGATGCAAATGGAAATTATCAGATCAGTGTCTCCAGCGGAGCAGTGCTGCAATTTAGTATGATCGGCATGACCAGTCAGGAAGTTCCGGTCGGCAATCAGACCATGATAAACGTTGAGTTAGCTGATGACGCCAGAGCGTTGGAAGAGGTGGTCGTTGTGGGTTATGGTACGCAACGCAAGATTGACGTAACGGGATCAGTTGCCCAGATCAAAGGGGAAGAACTGGTTCGCCAGCCGGTATTATCAGCCACGCAGGCGCTGCAAAGCAAAATGTCCGGCGTTCAAATTATCAATTCGGGTGCACCAGGACAGGCACCAACCGTTCGTATTCGCGGAACAGGTACGCTGCTGGGCGGGGCCGATCCACTGTATGTGGTAGATGGGATCATTACCGAAGATATCCGCAACATCAATACCTCGGACATTACATCGGTTGATGTGCTCAAGGATGCTTCGGCGACGGCCATCTATGGGGTTCGAGCTGCTAACGGTGTTGTCCTGATCACGACCAAGCGTGGAAAAACAGGTGCGCCAACGGTTTCCTATGATGCGTATATAGGTATTCGTACCCCAGCCTACCGCGTTAAAATGGCTGACTCACAACTGTTTGCTCAATACAACAATGAAGCTGTTCGGTACGATGATGCCAGTGCGACGCTACCGTTCGACCCGGCTACCGCTACGACGAATAACACGGACTGGTTCAAGGCGATTACCCGCACCGGTTTTCAGCAGAATCACGCCTTGTCGGTGAGTGGTGGTACCGAGAAAACGACCTATCTGTTCAGTGCCGGTTATTTCACCGAAAAAGGGATTCTGAACGGCACGGATTATAACCGGCTTACCCTTCGTCTGAACAACGAATACACGCTGACGCCGGTGTTTAAATTAGGTCATAACCTGAGTCTTGCCAACGACAATTCAAACCTGTCGAGCAATTCTGATGCTGCTCTGCCCGAATCGAACCAAACGGTTTACGCGGCCTTCACGAATGCCTATAAGCAGGCTCCGCTGGTGCCTGTTCGGAACAGCGATGGTTCGTACGGCTATACACCACGCAACAACGTAGCCAATCCGGTAGCGCAACTGGATTACACGAACTACAAAGCGCGGGGACTCCGGCTGCAAGGCTCTTTCTATGGAAACCTGACAATTCTGAAAAAGATCACGTTGCTCTCCAACTTCGGGATTGAGACTAACACGAGTCGCTCGTACAATTACAATCCTGTTTATCAGGTATCGGCCAACCAGCGAAACCTGACAAGCCAATTATCGACCGGGCGGGTTAACAACACGCGCTGGCTGTGGACCAATACGGCTGAATACAGCAACACCTTTGCGGAACGCCACACGGTGAAAGTATTAGCCGGGTACGTGGCCGAGCGTTTTCAGGACAATGTTCTGGTCGCTGGCCGGCAGGATGTGCCACCCCAATCGAATTACTTTTACCTGAACACGGGTAGCGCATCATCGGCAACCAACAGCGAAACGGGCAGTATTCAAACGCGCCAGTCGTATATCGGTCGGGTTAACTACAATTATTCGGATCGCTACCTGTTTACGGCTACCGCTCGTTACGACGGATCAAGTAAGTTTCCGACTAACAATCGCTGGGGATTCTTCCCGTCCATTGGTGCGGGTTGGGTACTGAGTGAAGAACCATTCCTGCGGGGAAAAACGCCTTTCGACCAGTTAAAAGCGCGGGTGAGCTGGGGTAAAACCGGTAACGACCGGATCGATCCGAGTGCCTTCCTGTACACGATTGCCAGCGGGCTGGATTATCCATTGGGACCCAATCAAACGCTGCAACAGGGACGCACCATCACCAACTTGATTGACCCTAATTTACGCTGGGAGGTTACCACGGGTACGGATATCGGTTTAGAGTTTGCCTTGGCTAATAACCGGCTTACCGGGGAGTTTGCTTATTACAACAAACGGACCAGCGACGCTTTATTTCAACGACCCATCGACGCTATTTTTGGGGATGTCGATGGGGCTTATCTGACCAACGCAGCCAGCGTCCGCAACCGGGGGTTTGAGTTTGCTTTGAACTGGCGTAACAACTCGACCAAAGGATTTCAGTATAACATAGGCGCTAACGTAACCATTAACCGCAACCGGCTCGAAGATGTACAGGGCGGCTTGCCGATCAACGAGGGTGGAATCGGTAACGGACAGTACACAACCCGCACAGCAGTCGGCCAGCCAGTCGGAAGTTTCTGGGTGTGGCAAACAAATGGCATTTTCCAGACGCAGGAAGACGTTAACAACACAAGCGCGAAAATAGAAGGAACCAAACCGGGTGATTTCCGCTATGTGGATCAGAATGGCGATGGTGTCATTGACGACAACGACCGGATTTTTGTCGGATCGTATCAGCCTAAACTGTACTTTGGCGTGAACGGCGGCTTTACCTATCGCAGCTTCGATTTCTCGACGGATTGGTACGCTAATTTTGGCAACAAAGTGTACAACGGTAAAAAAGCGCAGCGATTTGGTAACGAAAATATCGAAGCGTCGCGGGCCGACCGATGGACATCGACCAACCCCAGCAATACCGAGCCACGGGCCAGCAACGCGGTACCCATCTCGTCAACCTATTACGTAGAGTCGGGTTCTTTCTTCCGGATCAATAACATTACGCTGGGCTACACGCTGCCCAAATCCGTAGTGTCATCGCTTAAAGTAAGCCGGGTTCGATTTTACGTAACGGCGCAGAATGCGTTGACGATCAAAGCGTTCTCGGGATATACACCCGAATTGCCCGGAAGCAATCCGCTGAATGCTGGTATCGAATTGAGTACGTATCCCGTAACATCGGCGTATCTGGCTGGTCTGAACATTGGCTTTTAA
- a CDS encoding RagB/SusD family nutrient uptake outer membrane protein: MKTLQKIATYACFGGLMVAGGCSKTFLDVPPQGQQTPTDFFSSNADAATSLVNAIYSKMLDWNFHSFSWNGVTSIISDDADKGSSPGDTGTDKDQLDNFTFTSSSLSFNELWGGHYEAIARANQALDNLPALSINDTLKNRLIGEASFLRAYCYFNLVRSFGGVPLITKVADPTNQTDIQNGRVRATSAQVYAQIESDLTKAVANLPEKSQYNSADLGRATKGAAKALLAKVSMYEKKWNVVLQLTDEIIASGQYSLMPNYGELWRESSENGVESIFEIQGRGVTPNKGVQGYFESQGARGENGWGWGFNTPSEDLVKAYETGDTRIDGTIIRRGMTLWDGRVVSANAENPYYNMKAYVSFTRETNNGNTWETSKNIRVLRYGEVLLMNAEAANELGQPTKALTSLNLVRARARGGVSGVLANVTTTAQTDLRQAIWRERRVEMAFEHDRYFDLVRQGRAAAVFQALGKNFVTGKHELFPIPQPQIQLSGGQLTQNPGY; the protein is encoded by the coding sequence ATGAAAACCTTACAGAAAATTGCAACCTACGCTTGTTTTGGCGGACTCATGGTCGCTGGTGGTTGTTCCAAAACATTTTTGGATGTGCCGCCACAGGGACAGCAAACGCCAACTGATTTCTTTTCGAGCAATGCCGACGCAGCTACCAGCTTGGTCAACGCGATTTATTCCAAAATGCTCGACTGGAATTTCCATTCTTTTTCCTGGAATGGCGTAACCAGTATTATCTCAGATGATGCTGATAAAGGCAGTTCGCCAGGGGATACCGGAACGGATAAAGACCAGTTGGATAACTTTACGTTTACGTCGTCGAGTCTTTCATTCAACGAGTTGTGGGGTGGCCATTACGAAGCCATCGCCAGGGCTAACCAGGCCCTGGACAATCTACCAGCGCTAAGCATTAACGATACGCTAAAAAACCGGCTGATCGGCGAAGCCAGCTTCTTACGCGCGTACTGCTATTTCAACCTGGTCCGTTCGTTTGGTGGTGTACCGCTGATTACGAAAGTAGCTGACCCTACTAATCAGACGGATATTCAGAACGGTCGGGTCCGGGCCACATCGGCACAGGTATACGCCCAAATCGAATCGGATCTGACAAAAGCCGTTGCCAATTTGCCGGAGAAGTCACAATATAATTCGGCTGATTTGGGCCGGGCGACGAAAGGGGCGGCCAAAGCGTTGCTGGCTAAAGTGTCGATGTACGAGAAAAAATGGAACGTGGTTCTCCAGTTGACCGATGAGATCATTGCATCGGGCCAATACTCGCTTATGCCTAACTACGGAGAACTCTGGCGCGAATCGTCTGAGAACGGAGTAGAGTCGATTTTTGAAATTCAAGGCCGGGGTGTGACGCCCAATAAAGGAGTTCAGGGTTACTTTGAATCGCAGGGAGCACGTGGGGAGAATGGTTGGGGTTGGGGTTTCAATACGCCTTCCGAAGATCTGGTTAAAGCGTACGAAACGGGTGATACGCGCATAGACGGAACGATTATCCGACGGGGTATGACCTTGTGGGATGGTCGGGTCGTTAGTGCGAACGCTGAAAATCCGTACTATAACATGAAGGCGTACGTCAGCTTTACCCGCGAAACGAACAACGGCAATACGTGGGAAACCAGCAAAAATATTCGGGTGCTGCGCTACGGTGAAGTACTGCTGATGAATGCTGAAGCGGCCAACGAGTTGGGACAGCCAACCAAAGCGTTAACGTCGCTCAACCTGGTTCGGGCACGGGCGCGGGGCGGTGTTTCGGGTGTTCTTGCCAACGTTACGACTACCGCCCAAACCGATCTACGGCAGGCTATCTGGCGCGAACGTCGGGTTGAAATGGCCTTTGAACACGACCGGTATTTTGATCTGGTTCGTCAGGGACGGGCAGCCGCCGTTTTTCAGGCGCTTGGCAAAAACTTCGTGACCGGTAAACACGAGTTATTCCCAATTCCACAGCCTCAAATTCAGTTAAGTGGTGGGCAGCTAACACAGAATCCAGGGTACTAG
- a CDS encoding glucoamylase family protein, whose translation MRLLFILLLSCGGLTMVCCQPKPQPIASAPTAFSLSSSDVQFLDSLQRDTFRYFWETSNADNGLVPDRAPSNSFASIAAVGFGLTSYLVGVERGYITRAQAAERTLKTLRFFANAPQSEKASGIAGYKGFFYHFLDMKTGERFKQVELSTIDTALLLGGILSAQSYFDQNNATETEIRQLADTIYGRADWTWFQNHNGAKPLVSMGWHPETGFIKNDWAGYNEGMLLYVLALGSPTHPVGTDAWTTWTKTYPWATFYDQTHLNFDPLFGHQYSHVWIDFRGIKDEYMRGKGIDYFENSRRATYANRAYCMANPAKWQDYNSTIWGLTACDGPSDTLVNGKQFFSYRARGAASTQIVDDGTIAPTAAGGSMAFAPEICVPALRAMKTKYGAKLYGTYGFRDAFNPTYRYPARVANGSTQNGWFDIDYLGIDQGPILLMAENLRTGFIWKLMQKNPHIKRGLVKAGFTGGWVAN comes from the coding sequence ATGAGACTACTATTCATTCTTCTTTTATCATGTGGTGGCTTAACTATGGTTTGCTGCCAACCGAAACCCCAACCCATTGCCTCTGCTCCAACGGCGTTTTCTCTTTCTAGTTCTGACGTTCAGTTTCTGGATAGTTTGCAACGCGATACTTTCCGCTATTTCTGGGAAACGAGTAACGCTGACAATGGACTCGTCCCTGACCGCGCCCCCTCAAATTCGTTTGCCAGCATTGCCGCTGTAGGATTTGGCCTGACATCGTATCTGGTCGGGGTTGAGCGTGGCTATATTACGCGGGCGCAGGCTGCCGAGCGAACGCTTAAAACCTTACGTTTCTTCGCCAATGCACCTCAGTCGGAGAAAGCATCGGGCATTGCGGGATACAAAGGATTTTTCTACCATTTTCTGGATATGAAAACCGGCGAACGCTTTAAGCAGGTCGAGCTTTCGACCATCGATACGGCCCTGTTACTAGGCGGCATACTGAGTGCGCAAAGCTATTTTGATCAGAACAACGCCACTGAAACCGAGATCCGGCAACTCGCGGATACGATCTACGGACGTGCTGACTGGACGTGGTTTCAAAATCATAACGGTGCCAAGCCGCTGGTTTCAATGGGTTGGCATCCTGAAACTGGCTTTATCAAAAACGACTGGGCGGGATACAACGAAGGCATGTTGCTTTACGTGTTGGCACTGGGTTCGCCGACGCATCCTGTCGGTACGGATGCCTGGACTACCTGGACAAAGACCTACCCATGGGCCACCTTTTACGACCAGACACACCTAAACTTTGACCCTCTATTTGGCCACCAATACTCGCACGTATGGATTGATTTTCGTGGTATCAAAGATGAATACATGCGCGGAAAAGGTATCGATTACTTCGAGAATTCACGGCGGGCAACCTACGCGAACCGAGCTTATTGTATGGCAAACCCGGCTAAATGGCAGGACTACAACTCAACCATTTGGGGACTCACCGCTTGCGATGGACCCAGCGATACACTGGTAAATGGGAAACAATTCTTTTCCTACCGGGCGCGTGGGGCAGCGAGTACACAGATCGTTGATGACGGGACGATTGCGCCTACAGCGGCTGGTGGATCGATGGCTTTTGCACCCGAAATCTGCGTCCCGGCCTTACGAGCCATGAAAACAAAATACGGAGCCAAGCTTTATGGTACCTACGGGTTTCGGGATGCTTTCAACCCTACGTACCGGTATCCTGCCCGCGTGGCCAATGGTTCAACCCAAAACGGCTGGTTTGATATTGATTACCTAGGCATTGACCAAGGACCAATTTTACTGATGGCTGAAAATCTACGAACGGGTTTTATCTGGAAACTGATGCAGAAAAACCCCCATATCAAACGTGGACTCGTGAAGGCTGGGTTTACGGGAGGATGGGTAGCCAACTAA
- a CDS encoding START domain-containing protein encodes MSRFLFLLWFLLCWFSSSSLTVQAQPTGDWHLEKDKDQIQVYSRHVAGSRLTELKVECTLPGTQSQLVALLSDIANYKKTIYKTKSAYLVRRTSETQLTYHIVNELPWPVEDRDLTIQMTFVQDPASKLLHIRAVGVPNVVPVQTGIVRVADWLAVWQVRSVGKRNLQVTYTCRVDPGGSIPAWLDNLAAATSAYRSFVLIRESLPQYQGKTFTFLRD; translated from the coding sequence ATGAGCCGATTTTTGTTTTTGCTGTGGTTTTTACTTTGCTGGTTTAGCTCGTCTTCATTGACTGTACAGGCACAACCAACCGGCGATTGGCATCTGGAGAAAGATAAAGACCAGATACAGGTTTACTCTCGTCACGTAGCAGGAAGCCGACTGACGGAGCTAAAAGTAGAGTGTACACTGCCAGGTACGCAAAGCCAACTGGTCGCACTGCTATCCGACATCGCTAACTACAAAAAAACTATTTACAAGACCAAGTCAGCGTATCTGGTTCGTCGGACGAGCGAAACACAGTTAACCTATCATATAGTCAACGAGCTGCCCTGGCCCGTCGAAGACCGGGATTTGACGATACAAATGACGTTCGTGCAGGACCCAGCTTCTAAACTGCTCCATATCCGGGCGGTCGGGGTGCCGAATGTTGTCCCCGTTCAGACGGGTATTGTTCGGGTTGCTGATTGGTTAGCGGTCTGGCAGGTGCGTTCGGTTGGCAAGCGAAACCTTCAGGTTACGTATACCTGTCGGGTAGATCCGGGTGGCTCCATACCAGCGTGGTTAGACAACCTGGCCGCAGCGACGAGTGCCTATCGTTCGTTTGTGCTGATCAGAGAGAGTTTGCCGCAATACCAGGGAAAAACATTTACTTTCTTACGCGATTAG